The Spinacia oleracea cultivar Varoflay chromosome 2, BTI_SOV_V1, whole genome shotgun sequence DNA segment TCATATTATCCTGTTCTAGGGAAAAAAACGACTGAAATCGCTCAGCATTAACAAAGGTTCACAGCATCAACACATCATCTGCTATATATATACATGTAAACCAGGTATTGAATGTTTACATGTTATAGACAATCAGTAGAAGAGGCAAAGTACAAGTACTGAATGATTACATGTTATAGACAATCAGTAGAAGAGGCAAAGTACAAGTACTGAATGATTACATGTTTTAGACAATCACATATCTTAGAATGCACTTCTACTGTCACTCCACAATCAAGGCGAGAGGCTATTGCAACTTATTTGCTCACTGAACACAGTAATAATTCATCTTTGGTTATAGAATTAGTAAAAAACAATACGTTCATGCCTGGAGCTCCATCAGCCTGCATAAAGAATATGAGAAAATAAGAATTAACTAACAAATACTTGGTACTACGCAACGCAAGAGCCATCGATTATACATGATAGCCAAGCCCCCTAATTCAAACAACTACAATATCAAAATACTTCAAACTCACATCTCTATTTGAACTAGTTTGGGACAGGTAATAAAGTGATCTCTATTTGAAAGAGTTTGGGATAATCACAGGGTCACTTAATGATTCAACTCCAAATTTGTTAGCAACAGTGACTTTAGAAAATAATCCATTTCGTTACTCATAAAAATAACCCACAGAAATCCCTACTATTTCCAGAATTCCCTACTATATCCAGAAAACCAATTGTAACCAGAATTGCAAAAAATCATAATCCACCAATCACAAACAAAATTCCACAATTTCAAATAGCAATTCCCAGCAATCCAAAGTTAACAAACATTCAAAGTATCAAtaaaaaaacaatcaaacatCAAGCAAAAACACTCAAAAATTAACATGAAAATTTTACTCAAAAACAACATAAAGCGAGTGAGAAAAAGAGTAACAaccttgaagaagaagaaggtgaTCAATTGTAGTAGAGCTCGAGACCCATGCCATCATGAATCTCGTAATCCTTGAGCGTGATATGATCCTTGTAAATTGTGTACCACTTCTGAATTCGTATCTTTTCAGAGCGAGTACCAGTCTGAGCAGCAACAAGCTTCTTCAAGTCTCCAATGGTGTCATCTTCGTTGCACTTTACACGCACTTTCTTCCCCAACCTGTCGTTCAACACCACCTCAATCATTTTTCCTTCTTTATTTCTCTCCTACTTCGCACAACTGAATTGGGGATTTTTAGAAGCCCTAATTTTGGAAATTGATTGTGGGGTTTTGAGTTTTATGAGGGAATTGGGAAGACCGGAAAAGATCGCGTACAGAAACAATATTCTTTTTTTCCACGCAGAATGCACGCGACTATATTTTTGAGCGATTTCTTTCAATATTGTTTAAAAAATGTCAAATTTACAAAATGCGTcactttttaacttaattcccaccataccgtccacgtcagtaTTAAAAtcggttatttttttttaacgaaGCGGCACTAAACCGCAATCTCAGGTAGCGGTTGACTTAAGTAAACCGCTATGTAAGATAGCGGTTTATATATTCCAATCACTATTTATAAATGGTAAAAAAGAAATAAGCGCGTTAGGTAGGAGTTGAACCTATGACCTTCTGCTTAGGAAATAGGTGCTCTATCCACTGAGCTACAGATGCTACTGTTGATAAGTTAAATTTGGAAATGTCAAGTAGGGGTCGAACCTGCAACCTTCTACTTAGCTACACGCTCTATCCACTGAGCTACAGACGCAATTGATGTCAATTAATTCACGTTAAAAATAATATACAATAtgcaaaccgccatctgagatagcggttttgttttattacattgaaccgccatctgagatggcggtttgctttaaaacgaaaccgctatctcagatggcggttcaacgctgaaccggaaaaaaaaaaaaaaaaaaaaaaaaaaaaaaaaaaaaaatacttctctttctcccttgcttacgtggacggtatggtgggaattaacttagaaagtaacgtatttatggaattattggatctttatgcaatattgaaggaaatcgctctatttttttattttatttttatttttccacgCGGCTTATCAAACCAAGATTATTGGAGAGGATACTGAGAGCAACTTCAATAGATAAAAGAAGGATATGTAGAGCTggcaatgggttgggttgggtcgaaatcaggtcgacccatttataaacgggttgagattttcccaacccaacccgacctgtttaattaaacaggttgaaattttcaacccaacccaacccaactataaacggtttgacctgaagttgacccgtttaattttttttatcactTTTAAGTGTAAATTGACTTAACTATAGAATCGCGAGGTGATATCTTTGTGGCATATCTCATAGAAAAAAGTAATACTTTaatatgtatttgacatgaatcaaaatgtcaaataattattcattgttgaagggaaaatgagaaataaaatattTCAAATAAATTCTACAGATGTATATTACATACTTGCTTGAACTTAAACGGGTTAAGCGGGTTGTTTTTGGGTTGAACatttcaacctgacccaacccatttaattaaacgggttgggttgggttgacccatttaattaaacgggttgaaaatcttgacccaaccctttattattgggttgggttcgggttgggTCAATTTTTGCCAACTCTAAGGATATGTATacgaaaaaaaataaacacgtGAGCAGATAATCCACCATTGGTACAAAACTGACATAAGCAGCTGTTAAAACCTTGTAATTATTTTGGGCAGGTAGCTTAAAGAAGAGATagcttaaattaataaattgtttaaataaatattatagGGAGCTAAAGAGTACATTGTAGCCCACCAATGTGAAAATTTGTAACTTAAATCAATTGTAGCGAGAAATTTAATGTGGCAAATTTAGCCACAATACATTGTACttcaccattggagttgctctaaaagcattattaatggtGTGTGGTTGGGAAAATTTGCACTTGGGGAGtgcaaaaccaaaaaaaacccTTGGCACAGTGAGAAATGAATTTTTACTCATCAAATAGATCAATGGCTTAACATGTGTCATGGCAGTTTCGATTTAACCAATCAGATTTTTGTTTTCAAATTATATGACGTTAATATTTAAACGGCTATTTTTAGTCTTTTctgattaattaaaaaaaaaataccattgGTCATATTTTTCCGAGATCTATAAATTGACATCCATTTAcatatattttgacaaaaaaaaaaaatatttctctctctaatttcGCATATCAGTTTTACTattattgtttttcaatttaaattttccgttattattattat contains these protein-coding regions:
- the LOC110776617 gene encoding ubiquitin-like protein 5; protein product: MIEVVLNDRLGKKVRVKCNEDDTIGDLKKLVAAQTGTRSEKIRIQKWYTIYKDHITLKDYEIHDGMGLELYYN